One Thermofilum sp. genomic window carries:
- a CDS encoding creatininase family protein: MPARKLGEYTYAELKELLREGVDSAILPVGTLEPHGLHLPLATDTLIAEKVAELVAERSGALLLPALPYGVNTGLHGYPGSVRVEPDTLEKIVLEILKSLSSSGFRYVLVVNGHGGNTQSLDNAARRAWLEHRLAVLVVDWWVLAREVGLTKEILGKEGGHAATDETAAVLAFRPDLVKRELYSESSIHVYKPGVRAYPSPGTVINYSATEGGVEFPSSETCRRFLEAVAEAITSEFEKFREGVRLLREGSA; encoded by the coding sequence GTGCCTGCGAGGAAGCTCGGAGAGTACACTTACGCGGAGCTTAAAGAGCTCCTCCGCGAGGGGGTCGACTCGGCCATCCTCCCCGTAGGGACTCTCGAACCCCACGGCCTCCATCTCCCGCTCGCTACCGACACCTTGATCGCCGAGAAGGTTGCGGAGCTTGTAGCGGAGAGGAGCGGAGCTCTCCTGCTCCCCGCGCTGCCCTACGGCGTGAACACGGGGCTGCACGGTTACCCTGGCTCGGTCAGGGTTGAACCCGACACTCTGGAGAAAATAGTGCTGGAGATCTTGAAGAGCTTGTCGAGCTCTGGTTTCAGGTACGTGCTCGTGGTGAACGGTCACGGCGGCAACACGCAGAGCCTCGACAACGCAGCCAGGAGAGCGTGGCTCGAGCACAGGCTTGCCGTTCTCGTCGTAGACTGGTGGGTTCTCGCCCGGGAGGTCGGGCTCACAAAGGAGATCCTCGGGAAGGAGGGCGGGCACGCGGCTACTGACGAGACGGCAGCCGTCCTAGCTTTCAGGCCGGACCTCGTGAAGCGCGAGCTGTACTCTGAGAGCTCGATACACGTTTACAAGCCGGGAGTGAGGGCTTACCCCAGCCCCGGTACAGTGATCAACTACAGCGCGACAGAAGGGGGCGTGGAGTTCCCCTCGAGCGAGACATGCCGAAGATTCCTCGAAGCTGTAGCGGAAGCTATCACCAGCGAGTTCGAGAAATTCCGGGAAGGAGTCCGGCTGCTTCGAGAAGGTAGCGCCTGA
- a CDS encoding PIN domain-containing protein, with the protein MKGRKGLRVLLDTSFILPSLGIDVGREVLQGLKKLAEAEAEVFYSRFSILESLWVVAKLTRGEVDEAFSIGLRSVVESGRYREVKEDAWVFREALRLYALGHRDMIDNLLYASSLRYGLQLLTLDRELKEFVRRNGLKDTLVLPGEL; encoded by the coding sequence TTGAAGGGCAGGAAAGGTTTACGAGTACTCCTTGACACTTCCTTCATTCTCCCTTCGCTCGGCATCGACGTCGGGAGGGAAGTTCTCCAGGGCTTGAAGAAGCTCGCAGAAGCCGAGGCGGAGGTGTTCTACTCACGTTTCAGCATCTTAGAGTCCTTGTGGGTGGTGGCGAAGCTTACACGCGGAGAGGTAGATGAAGCTTTCAGCATAGGGCTCAGGAGCGTGGTGGAGAGCGGTAGGTACAGGGAGGTCAAAGAGGACGCTTGGGTCTTCAGGGAAGCTTTAAGGCTCTACGCGCTGGGCCACCGGGACATGATCGATAACTTACTCTACGCGAGCTCACTCCGCTACGGCTTACAGCTGCTCACGCTGGACAGGGAACTCAAGGAGTTCGTCAGGAGGAACGGCTTGAAAGACACGCTAGTGCTGCCGGGCGAGCTTTAA
- a CDS encoding AbrB/MazE/SpoVT family DNA-binding domain-containing protein, with amino-acid sequence MSLAVEARIGKKYAVYLPKSIAKAVGVKEGDKVLLRVEGEAIILEVIRDPIELALTGRKFASVKPEEVEAVSVEGQERFTSTP; translated from the coding sequence TTGAGCCTGGCTGTAGAGGCTCGAATCGGTAAGAAGTACGCTGTGTACCTACCCAAGTCCATCGCTAAAGCTGTTGGCGTGAAGGAGGGGGATAAGGTGCTGCTAAGAGTTGAGGGGGAGGCTATTATCCTAGAGGTGATCCGCGACCCTATCGAGCTCGCTCTGACTGGGAGGAAGTTCGCTTCGGTGAAACCTGAGGAGGTAGAGGCGGTGAGCGTTGAAGGGCAGGAAAGGTTTACGAGTACTCCTTGA
- a CDS encoding carboxypeptidase-like regulatory domain-containing protein, whose product MRAVALAFVLLLLAPVLAQPTVRIRAENGEPMLGARVRIVTLDGQAQEFELGAPVLLKDIVLGTIKVEVISWKGVPIGYATDFFRVYEDMTIRVPGVSTAEIEVKGSRGQALSGARVEIYYGGRLVESGTTDAGGVYRTTLPPATYLVVAEYGGRRVEASARLPGKASLSLDVFINVAGVTLSSSEFAGTILLIILVVLALVIITYEYAAWRRRRLARVITSAGGG is encoded by the coding sequence ATGAGGGCGGTGGCCCTAGCCTTCGTGCTGCTCCTGCTCGCGCCCGTGCTCGCCCAGCCCACGGTTAGGATCAGGGCTGAGAACGGTGAGCCTATGCTCGGAGCCCGGGTGCGCATCGTTACTCTCGACGGCCAGGCGCAGGAATTCGAGCTGGGCGCCCCCGTGCTCCTAAAGGATATCGTGCTCGGCACGATCAAGGTGGAGGTGATCTCGTGGAAGGGGGTCCCCATCGGCTACGCGACAGACTTCTTCAGAGTCTACGAGGACATGACCATCCGGGTCCCGGGAGTAAGCACTGCAGAGATAGAGGTGAAAGGCTCTAGGGGGCAGGCGCTGAGCGGGGCGAGGGTCGAGATCTACTACGGCGGCAGGCTCGTAGAGTCGGGCACCACCGACGCAGGAGGGGTTTACAGGACAACGCTGCCGCCAGCCACCTACCTTGTTGTCGCAGAGTACGGTGGCAGGAGGGTTGAAGCTTCAGCCAGGCTGCCGGGTAAAGCCTCGCTAAGCCTCGACGTCTTCATCAATGTGGCGGGCGTCACGCTATCCTCTTCAGAGTTTGCCGGCACGATACTGTTGATCATCCTTGTCGTGCTGGCACTGGTGATCATCACTTACGAGTACGCTGCCTGGAGGCGCCGCAGGCTAGCTCGCGTCATCACCTCAGCCGGTGGTGGGTGA
- a CDS encoding FtsX-like permease family protein, whose translation MSVLRLALKFVERDMLFKKLITVLTILAIASGVATFISLRILGIGSRTAAVSIVEQVLPGEVIVYGQGIYDVSEDIVQEIEKLPGVARATPAILVTGYAGRTSVFVLGVRPEDLRNVVSRFVEGGGFTSLSGPYAVADIGLAEKLGLRVGDKISVKPPYSGSFKQYSVVGIAEVTMKIEEIAAAGGYVVLPLREAQNLLGRPGYVSMVVVKVEEGVDPNAMKQMLSLIYPGSRIMLREEVIGVVFKVMSLIEGLLLSTTVIGLAVAIFGTTSTITSTVREHQREIAIMRANGALRRDVALIFILEALMFGVAGGLLGVIFGIAGAQVGIEIVSSYGFLNPPLILDPVSLALGFFLAAGISVLSAIYPVWRATSIRPIEVLKSE comes from the coding sequence GTGAGTGTGCTGAGGCTAGCGCTGAAGTTTGTTGAGCGCGATATGCTTTTCAAGAAGCTGATCACTGTGCTAACGATTCTAGCGATCGCCAGCGGTGTTGCAACCTTCATTTCCCTGCGCATCCTGGGTATCGGTAGCCGAACCGCTGCGGTCAGCATCGTAGAGCAAGTGCTGCCCGGCGAAGTCATCGTGTACGGGCAAGGGATCTATGACGTCTCCGAGGACATCGTGCAGGAGATCGAGAAACTGCCGGGAGTGGCTAGGGCGACACCAGCGATCCTCGTCACAGGGTACGCTGGAAGGACCTCCGTCTTCGTGCTCGGCGTTAGGCCCGAAGACTTGAGGAACGTGGTCTCCCGCTTCGTGGAGGGGGGCGGCTTCACCAGCCTCAGCGGGCCTTACGCTGTCGCCGATATCGGGCTTGCAGAGAAGCTCGGGCTTAGAGTAGGGGACAAGATCTCGGTGAAGCCGCCCTACAGCGGCTCTTTCAAGCAGTACTCGGTCGTCGGCATCGCGGAAGTCACGATGAAGATTGAGGAGATCGCAGCCGCCGGAGGCTACGTCGTCCTGCCTCTCCGCGAAGCGCAAAACCTCCTCGGCAGGCCCGGCTACGTGAGCATGGTTGTCGTGAAAGTGGAGGAGGGAGTCGACCCTAACGCGATGAAGCAGATGCTCTCCCTGATCTACCCCGGCTCCCGAATCATGCTGAGAGAGGAGGTTATCGGCGTCGTCTTCAAGGTGATGTCGCTCATCGAGGGCCTCCTCCTCTCCACGACTGTGATAGGGCTGGCCGTAGCGATCTTCGGGACCACGAGCACGATCACCTCGACCGTGAGGGAGCATCAGCGCGAGATCGCGATCATGAGGGCTAACGGTGCGCTTCGCAGGGATGTAGCTCTCATCTTCATTCTCGAAGCGCTCATGTTCGGCGTCGCGGGAGGGCTCCTTGGGGTGATATTCGGCATCGCGGGAGCCCAGGTCGGCATCGAGATTGTCTCCTCCTACGGCTTCCTGAACCCACCCCTCATCCTCGACCCTGTGAGCCTCGCGCTCGGCTTCTTCCTTGCCGCCGGGATCAGCGTTCTTTCGGCGATCTACCCGGTTTGGAGAGCTACTTCGATCAGGCCGATAGAGGTGCTGAAGAGTGAGTGA
- a CDS encoding ABC transporter ATP-binding protein, with protein MSEEALSLKNIWKIYRTQSEEVEVLKGVDLSIADGELAVIMGPSGSGKSTLLSIAGGLDKPSKGRVIVGGVDITDMSEEELAKVRARKIGFVFQSFNLIRNLTALENVMTPLVFTGLYSWRDAAEVAKRMLEVVGLKGHEHKFPGQLSGGQQQRVAIARALAPGPDVVLMDEPTGSLDVDTAVRVLSLVKWLNEVFGQTIIIVTHNPEISQLATRTFYIRGGKILEQPPAQTLADRIRELKSGFDTRDLRALQLSILRVKLDALEKVAAKGVADSRALEAELKSLERRIARLEKLLP; from the coding sequence GTGAGTGAGGAAGCTCTCTCCCTCAAAAACATCTGGAAAATCTACAGGACTCAGAGCGAGGAAGTAGAAGTGCTCAAGGGTGTAGACTTGTCAATCGCGGATGGAGAGCTCGCAGTCATCATGGGCCCCTCGGGCAGCGGGAAGAGCACCCTGCTCTCTATAGCGGGCGGTCTCGACAAGCCGAGCAAGGGGAGGGTGATCGTCGGGGGCGTAGACATCACGGATATGAGCGAGGAAGAGCTAGCGAAGGTTAGAGCGAGGAAGATAGGCTTCGTCTTCCAGTCTTTCAACCTGATCCGGAACCTCACCGCGCTCGAGAACGTGATGACGCCGCTAGTTTTCACCGGGCTCTACAGCTGGCGCGACGCCGCTGAGGTAGCGAAGAGGATGCTGGAGGTCGTCGGCCTTAAGGGGCACGAGCACAAGTTCCCCGGGCAGCTGAGCGGCGGGCAGCAGCAGAGGGTGGCGATAGCGAGAGCCTTGGCGCCCGGACCCGACGTTGTCTTGATGGACGAGCCTACGGGCAGCCTGGACGTCGACACAGCCGTCAGGGTGCTGAGCCTAGTGAAGTGGCTGAACGAAGTGTTCGGGCAGACGATAATCATCGTGACGCACAACCCCGAGATCTCGCAGCTCGCGACGAGGACTTTCTACATCAGGGGTGGCAAGATACTCGAGCAGCCTCCAGCACAGACGCTCGCTGACAGGATAAGGGAGCTCAAGAGCGGTTTCGACACTAGAGACCTCAGAGCGCTGCAGCTCAGCATCCTCAGGGTTAAGCTGGACGCGCTAGAGAAGGTGGCTGCGAAGGGGGTTGCTGACTCTCGAGCCCTGGAGGCTGAGCTCAAGTCGCTCGAGCGGAGGATCGCGCGCCTCGAGAAGCTGCTCCCGTAA
- a CDS encoding glycerophosphodiester phosphodiesterase family protein, which translates to MAREVFVVAHRGASAYAPENTLPAFEKAAELGAHFVEADLRATRDGAIVCIHDARVDRTTNGKGFVSELTSLEVRALDAGSWFSEKYKGVKVPLLEELLDFLSSSSVGGFLEIKQPGIEDEVVSKVHRWGLEEKVVIISEHWSCLKRVKELDPSITTQADVPVPSAASINAALRFLANIVSIHVLNLEESIVTYAHRRGLLVDVWGVADREGVEKALECGVDFITADDPKMVREVIARHRGA; encoded by the coding sequence GTGGCTCGGGAAGTCTTCGTCGTCGCGCACAGGGGGGCGAGCGCCTACGCTCCGGAGAACACGCTTCCCGCGTTCGAGAAAGCTGCTGAGCTCGGCGCGCACTTCGTGGAAGCCGACTTGAGGGCTACCCGCGATGGAGCTATCGTGTGCATTCACGACGCGCGCGTAGATAGGACGACGAACGGCAAAGGCTTCGTCTCCGAGCTAACCTCCTTAGAGGTCAGGGCTCTTGACGCGGGTTCCTGGTTCTCCGAGAAGTACAAGGGCGTGAAGGTTCCCCTCCTCGAGGAGCTTCTCGACTTCCTCAGCTCGAGCAGCGTGGGGGGTTTTCTCGAGATCAAGCAGCCGGGGATCGAGGACGAGGTTGTGAGCAAGGTTCACAGGTGGGGGCTTGAGGAGAAGGTCGTTATAATATCTGAGCACTGGAGCTGCCTGAAGAGGGTCAAGGAGCTCGACCCCTCCATCACGACTCAAGCCGACGTTCCTGTGCCGAGCGCTGCTTCGATCAACGCCGCGCTAAGGTTTCTCGCCAACATAGTGAGCATCCACGTTTTGAACCTGGAGGAGAGCATCGTGACCTACGCGCACAGGAGGGGGCTGCTCGTGGACGTTTGGGGGGTCGCTGACAGGGAGGGGGTTGAGAAAGCGCTGGAGTGCGGGGTGGACTTCATAACAGCCGATGACCCGAAAATGGTTAGAGAAGTTATCGCCCGCCACAGGGGGGCTTGA
- a CDS encoding nitroreductase family protein, with protein MSCTGLLEGRRSVRKFRAEEVPDELIIKALETARWAPSARNAQPWRVVVIKSREVLEKLGSVAPGAAPLKGCTVAFAVIVKPEEAPVTFLVDGAIFATYLWLSLHAHGIGAVWINALRKPEYAQLVGAEPGEVVVAILAAGFPAEQPPPKPRKKLEEMVSWIR; from the coding sequence GTGAGCTGCACGGGTCTCCTGGAGGGAAGGCGCAGCGTGAGGAAGTTCCGAGCAGAAGAAGTGCCTGACGAGCTCATCATCAAAGCGCTTGAAACGGCCCGGTGGGCGCCGAGCGCGAGGAACGCCCAGCCCTGGCGCGTCGTCGTCATTAAGAGCAGGGAAGTCCTCGAGAAGCTCGGCTCTGTGGCTCCCGGCGCCGCCCCCCTTAAAGGCTGCACGGTGGCCTTCGCTGTGATCGTGAAGCCGGAGGAAGCTCCCGTAACGTTCCTCGTGGATGGAGCGATATTCGCCACCTACCTGTGGCTCTCTCTCCACGCTCACGGGATCGGGGCTGTCTGGATCAACGCGCTGCGAAAACCCGAGTACGCGCAGCTCGTAGGAGCTGAGCCGGGCGAAGTCGTCGTAGCTATTCTCGCAGCAGGCTTCCCGGCGGAGCAGCCGCCACCCAAGCCCAGGAAGAAGCTGGAGGAGATGGTCAGCTGGATTAGGTGA
- a CDS encoding trimethylamine methyltransferase family protein, with protein sequence MPRPRLLLLEKSDVEDVHSAALELLSKVGVRVEDSLVEKLLVSGGCALSGSRVLIPEDLVEEALRKAPKRIALHDREGRHVATLGEEALVFNPGSAAIRVLDYGSPEPRTPTLEDVKKFAVLADALSGLQAQSTAVVPGDVPAEIRDAARLYVVLKYSRKPVVTGAFTVENLPLMVEMLRAVREDYRERPFAIFDVCPTPPLSWSSITSRNVVDLARLGVPAEIISMPGLGGTAPVTIYGALTQHHAEVLSGIVIAQLAQPGAPVIYGGSPTVIHPYYGTALITAPESALLSLAYRDLAREIGLPCHTYMALSDSKAVDFQAGAETALTAALAAAAGFDVVSGPGMLEFESVQSMEKLVLDNEVCLMARRLSRGFRPDAEALDVVREVVLTKRGNFLAHKHTRSNYRAELHLSGVWDVASAARERRNLLDWAHAEAERILREHEPPVLEGDARAALDRVFAKLYERAGSPPPQI encoded by the coding sequence ATGCCGCGGCCGCGCTTGCTACTTCTGGAGAAGAGCGACGTGGAGGATGTGCACAGCGCGGCTCTCGAGCTCCTCTCGAAGGTCGGGGTCAGGGTGGAGGACAGCCTGGTGGAGAAGCTACTGGTGAGCGGCGGGTGCGCGCTGTCCGGCAGCAGGGTGCTGATCCCGGAGGATCTCGTAGAGGAGGCGCTGAGAAAGGCGCCCAAGAGGATCGCGCTGCACGACCGCGAAGGGCGGCACGTCGCGACCCTGGGAGAGGAGGCGCTGGTCTTCAACCCCGGCTCCGCGGCTATAAGAGTGCTCGACTACGGCTCTCCTGAGCCGAGGACCCCGACGCTGGAGGACGTGAAGAAGTTCGCTGTGCTCGCCGACGCGCTGAGCGGGCTTCAAGCGCAGAGCACTGCCGTGGTTCCGGGCGACGTGCCGGCAGAGATTCGGGACGCTGCGAGGCTGTACGTGGTGCTGAAGTACTCCAGGAAGCCTGTAGTCACTGGTGCCTTCACGGTCGAAAACCTCCCCCTGATGGTGGAGATGCTGAGAGCCGTCAGGGAGGATTACCGCGAGAGGCCTTTCGCGATCTTCGACGTGTGCCCCACGCCACCCCTCTCCTGGAGCTCTATCACGTCGAGGAACGTAGTGGACCTCGCTAGGCTCGGAGTCCCCGCGGAGATAATCTCAATGCCCGGGCTGGGCGGAACCGCGCCGGTAACCATCTACGGTGCGCTCACCCAGCATCACGCGGAAGTCCTCAGCGGGATTGTTATTGCTCAGCTCGCCCAGCCTGGGGCTCCCGTCATCTACGGGGGCTCACCGACCGTCATCCACCCCTACTACGGTACTGCGCTAATCACGGCACCGGAGAGCGCGCTCCTAAGCCTCGCTTACCGCGACCTCGCCCGGGAGATCGGGCTTCCGTGCCACACTTACATGGCGCTCAGCGACAGCAAAGCCGTCGACTTCCAAGCCGGTGCCGAAACCGCGCTCACCGCTGCGCTCGCCGCCGCTGCCGGCTTCGACGTGGTTTCAGGGCCGGGGATGCTGGAGTTCGAAAGCGTCCAGTCGATGGAGAAGCTCGTACTCGACAACGAAGTGTGCCTCATGGCGAGAAGGCTCTCAAGAGGCTTCCGGCCTGACGCCGAAGCCCTGGACGTCGTCAGAGAGGTTGTCCTGACGAAGAGAGGCAACTTCCTCGCACACAAGCACACGCGGAGCAACTACCGGGCTGAACTCCACCTCTCAGGCGTCTGGGATGTCGCTAGCGCTGCGCGAGAAAGGAGAAACCTGCTGGACTGGGCCCACGCGGAAGCCGAGCGCATCCTGAGGGAGCACGAGCCTCCCGTTCTCGAGGGTGATGCGCGGGCAGCTCTAGACAGGGTTTTCGCCAAGCTCTACGAGCGGGCCGGCAGCCCACCACCCCAGATATAG
- a CDS encoding corrinoid protein, giving the protein MSEPGSAERELFDAVVEGDEERSRRAASELLSAGRDPREIVSEVLVPAMRRVGELYERGEYFIPELVMAAEAFRAAMEVVKAKLKRGGLPVKAVAVFGTVRGDIHELGKNLAAAVFEAEGFEVVDLGVDVPPEKFAEAVEQYGARIVGMSALMTTTMLEQRNVVEELKKRGLRDRVIVIAGGAPVTEEYVREIGADVWGRDAFEAVAKVKKLLGVE; this is encoded by the coding sequence GTGAGCGAGCCCGGGAGTGCCGAGAGGGAGCTTTTCGACGCTGTCGTGGAGGGTGACGAGGAGCGAAGCAGGCGCGCAGCCTCCGAGCTCCTGAGCGCTGGGAGAGACCCCCGGGAGATCGTCTCGGAGGTTCTTGTGCCCGCGATGAGGAGGGTGGGCGAGCTGTACGAGAGGGGAGAGTACTTCATCCCCGAGCTGGTGATGGCCGCTGAAGCTTTCAGAGCTGCGATGGAGGTTGTGAAAGCGAAGCTTAAGCGCGGTGGCCTGCCTGTGAAAGCTGTAGCGGTCTTCGGGACTGTTCGCGGGGATATCCACGAGCTCGGAAAGAACCTGGCGGCGGCGGTCTTCGAAGCGGAGGGCTTCGAGGTCGTCGACCTCGGGGTGGACGTCCCGCCGGAAAAGTTCGCTGAAGCTGTGGAGCAGTACGGTGCGAGGATCGTAGGCATGAGCGCCCTCATGACGACAACGATGCTTGAGCAGAGGAATGTCGTAGAAGAGCTGAAGAAGCGGGGCCTTAGGGACAGGGTCATCGTGATAGCCGGCGGAGCTCCGGTGACCGAGGAGTACGTGCGCGAGATAGGCGCCGACGTGTGGGGGCGCGATGCCTTCGAGGCTGTGGCGAAAGTCAAGAAGCTGCTAGGTGTTGAGTGA
- a CDS encoding amidohydrolase family protein — MLDFHVHLPLHTGPDAVKLAQAALAYIEGEGLEAVVVHPTAPYHSNDLVAKIVDTDPRRIIGFASVVPCPSDAAIRELSRAVEELGLQGLSLHPSQQGFCLKSPHVWQVIRFAGEELGIPVVLHGPPSKTTLRGRLLETPWLNTAEDYALLPFIAPRATLILSDPGSPADLRLFASLASSHVNVYLDTSHSFLQLAGKHGEALSPLREDKLIFGTGYELGGAGALREAVELLRGLYGESASTVLSKNARDLLGLRKPAA; from the coding sequence ATGCTCGACTTCCACGTGCACCTCCCGCTACACACGGGCCCGGATGCAGTGAAGTTAGCCCAGGCAGCTCTCGCCTACATCGAGGGGGAGGGGCTCGAAGCCGTCGTGGTACACCCCACTGCGCCGTATCACTCCAACGACCTGGTGGCGAAGATTGTCGACACAGACCCGCGGAGGATTATCGGCTTCGCCTCTGTCGTGCCGTGCCCCTCCGACGCAGCGATCAGAGAGCTCTCGAGAGCTGTAGAGGAGCTGGGCTTGCAAGGCCTGTCGCTCCACCCCTCGCAGCAGGGCTTCTGCTTGAAGAGCCCTCACGTCTGGCAGGTGATCAGGTTCGCTGGGGAGGAGCTCGGCATACCTGTCGTGCTGCACGGCCCGCCCTCGAAGACTACTCTCCGCGGCAGGCTCCTGGAGACCCCGTGGCTGAACACCGCAGAAGACTACGCGCTGCTACCTTTCATCGCTCCGAGAGCTACGCTCATCCTCTCGGATCCCGGCAGCCCGGCAGACCTCCGGCTCTTCGCGTCTCTAGCCTCCAGCCACGTGAACGTCTACCTTGATACCTCGCACAGCTTCCTCCAGCTCGCCGGGAAGCACGGAGAAGCTCTAAGCCCCCTCAGGGAGGACAAGCTCATCTTCGGCACAGGGTACGAGCTGGGGGGAGCCGGCGCGCTACGAGAGGCAGTGGAGCTCCTCCGCGGCCTGTACGGGGAGTCGGCCAGCACCGTGCTCTCGAAGAATGCTCGCGACCTGCTAGGTCTCAGAAAACCTGCAGCGTAG
- a CDS encoding ECF transporter S component: protein MVEDSGERRLPMSLKVSLTSFCAALYAIGAYATAYIPSPWGFGQFRPAVLIPAFFATVFGPWVGGMGAAIGTLICDSVKHGTLYMGSLLAAVPGNFAGFYVLGYMLRKRFTWGRFILASNLALAVGNAVVAFLYIFLYKVLFTQSLQMPFESLVAVSIGLTAYWFVTMLPFVLTITPILVRAAAAAFPGIVPESIRAHSLREELPRTTFALAFIAPGLAALLTGVAIGLTPFGSYLASQYPKVFTPKVLELLQLLFYLCGAALLILGFSFLGARSFLKPRSGQQSS from the coding sequence GTGGTGGAAGACTCTGGGGAGCGTAGGCTACCGATGTCTCTGAAAGTCTCTCTCACGTCTTTCTGCGCTGCCCTCTACGCTATCGGCGCTTATGCTACAGCGTACATCCCCTCGCCCTGGGGCTTCGGCCAGTTCCGCCCAGCGGTCCTCATCCCAGCTTTCTTTGCCACGGTCTTCGGCCCCTGGGTCGGTGGCATGGGAGCCGCCATCGGGACTCTGATCTGCGACTCTGTTAAGCATGGGACGCTCTACATGGGAAGCCTCCTGGCAGCTGTGCCGGGGAACTTTGCCGGATTCTACGTGCTCGGCTACATGCTGAGGAAGAGGTTCACCTGGGGAAGGTTCATTCTCGCCTCGAACCTGGCGCTCGCCGTCGGGAACGCTGTCGTAGCTTTCCTCTACATCTTCCTCTACAAAGTGCTCTTCACGCAATCGCTGCAGATGCCTTTCGAGTCCCTGGTAGCGGTCTCCATAGGCTTGACAGCGTACTGGTTCGTCACAATGCTCCCCTTCGTCCTCACCATCACACCAATCCTCGTGAGAGCGGCTGCCGCAGCCTTCCCCGGGATCGTCCCCGAGAGTATAAGAGCACACTCGCTCAGGGAGGAGCTGCCGAGGACGACGTTCGCCCTAGCCTTCATAGCTCCAGGGCTAGCCGCGCTGCTGACCGGGGTAGCGATCGGGTTAACGCCTTTCGGAAGCTACCTCGCGTCACAGTACCCGAAGGTTTTCACACCGAAGGTGCTAGAGCTCCTCCAGCTCCTCTTCTACCTGTGCGGTGCCGCACTCCTAATCCTCGGCTTCTCGTTCCTGGGCGCGAGATCCTTCCTGAAGCCTAGGAGCGGGCAGCAGAGTTCTTAG
- a CDS encoding SPOUT family RNA methylase yields the protein MPAHLFITCRLGMERVVASQIRELDSSAEVTPSPGGFQGLVLVSSSSNPEQLLGKILAEVVEVESAHLVEAACRASLDEIVSTALKLADRIKPGESFAVRTVRRGKHSFTSLDVNVAVGAALKERTGAPVDLENPDKVLFIQILQDDAYLYVASGGELRRKMGPGKYPMYEVFKRLVVAHEPYLGPPEAAYTMGTRVGREVQVFEVGKLYVTPIGPVEAEPLYHFLRGLFEGARSRYEVQKRSYGRGVHLTQVYVQDMYQFVRSRLGKPLVICEPEGEPVSRVADELADFLLKSLKSGKEVALMVGAREGVPTGLFRYADYVVDFAPGIVVSTEFALSSALIAIATVIHEKLASELSEA from the coding sequence ATGCCAGCGCACCTCTTCATAACCTGCAGGCTGGGCATGGAGAGAGTTGTCGCGTCGCAGATCCGCGAGCTAGATTCCTCCGCAGAGGTGACTCCGTCGCCGGGAGGCTTCCAGGGCTTAGTGCTCGTCTCGAGCAGCTCGAACCCGGAGCAGCTTCTCGGTAAGATCCTGGCCGAGGTGGTCGAGGTCGAGAGCGCCCACCTCGTGGAGGCTGCCTGCAGAGCCAGCCTAGACGAGATCGTGAGCACTGCACTGAAGCTCGCGGACCGCATCAAGCCTGGGGAGAGCTTCGCCGTCCGCACTGTGAGGAGGGGGAAGCACAGCTTTACTTCGCTCGACGTGAACGTTGCGGTGGGAGCTGCGCTTAAAGAGCGCACCGGCGCCCCCGTAGACCTCGAGAACCCTGACAAAGTGCTCTTCATCCAGATCCTTCAGGACGACGCGTACCTCTACGTTGCGAGCGGCGGGGAGCTGAGGAGGAAGATGGGGCCCGGCAAGTACCCCATGTACGAAGTCTTCAAGAGGCTTGTCGTCGCGCACGAACCCTACCTCGGGCCTCCCGAAGCAGCGTACACGATGGGCACCAGGGTCGGGAGAGAGGTACAGGTCTTCGAGGTCGGGAAGCTCTACGTCACCCCGATCGGCCCCGTCGAGGCGGAGCCGCTCTACCACTTCCTAAGGGGGCTGTTCGAAGGGGCGAGATCGAGGTACGAGGTGCAGAAGAGGAGCTACGGGAGGGGAGTGCACCTCACCCAGGTCTACGTCCAGGACATGTACCAGTTCGTCCGCTCCCGCCTCGGGAAGCCGCTCGTGATCTGCGAGCCGGAGGGCGAGCCTGTCTCCCGCGTTGCAGACGAGCTGGCCGACTTCCTGCTGAAAAGCTTGAAGAGCGGTAAGGAAGTCGCCCTGATGGTCGGGGCGCGGGAAGGCGTCCCCACGGGGCTCTTCCGGTACGCTGACTACGTGGTCGACTTTGCCCCTGGAATCGTCGTCTCGACGGAGTTTGCTCTCTCCTCGGCGCTGATCGCCATCGCCACCGTGATCCACGAGAAGCTGGCCTCCGAGCTCTCCGAAGCGTAG